One segment of Caldalkalibacillus thermarum DNA contains the following:
- a CDS encoding acetyl-CoA carboxylase biotin carboxylase subunit — translation MARKKVLIANRGEIARRVIRTCKQQGYGTVAIYSAADQDMPYVEEADEAVHIGPAPVAQSYLQMDKIIDVAKDLGVAMIHPGYGLLSENAEFARKCQEAGITFIGPSPEVIRQMGDKLVARQIMKQAGVPVVPGGETEAQDVEQALAQAEAIGYPVMLKASAGGGGIGLSVCHHPGELEKAYASAKGRAKAYFGQDHMFVEKYIEDPRHIEVQIVADQHGHICHLFERDCSIQRRHQKVIEESPSPFVDEQTRAKICQTAVKAAQAVGYTGVGTVEFIMGHDKAFYFIEMNTRLQVEHPVTEAITGYDLVALQLAIAENQPLPFAQEEVKREGHAIELRIYAEDPVTFMPSPGQITLYERQEGDGVRFDDAIRTGSRITPYYDPLIAKLIVSDSTRTAAIEKGIRVLNEMKLEGIKHNIPFLLDVLNHEQFRAGNYTTQFVKHLREVAR, via the coding sequence ATGGCCAGGAAAAAAGTGTTGATCGCTAACCGGGGAGAGATTGCCCGGCGTGTGATACGTACTTGTAAGCAACAAGGATATGGGACTGTTGCCATCTATTCTGCTGCTGATCAGGATATGCCGTATGTCGAGGAAGCCGATGAGGCTGTGCACATTGGCCCTGCTCCTGTGGCCCAAAGTTATTTGCAGATGGACAAAATTATCGATGTTGCCAAGGATCTGGGCGTGGCGATGATCCATCCTGGCTATGGGCTGTTGTCTGAAAACGCAGAATTTGCCCGTAAATGTCAGGAGGCGGGTATAACGTTTATTGGTCCTTCGCCCGAAGTGATCAGACAGATGGGCGACAAACTGGTGGCCCGTCAAATCATGAAACAAGCAGGCGTACCTGTTGTCCCAGGTGGTGAAACAGAAGCACAGGATGTTGAACAGGCATTGGCCCAGGCAGAAGCCATTGGTTACCCCGTGATGTTGAAAGCCAGTGCGGGCGGGGGAGGGATCGGGCTTTCGGTTTGTCACCATCCCGGGGAACTTGAAAAAGCTTATGCCTCCGCGAAGGGCAGAGCTAAAGCCTATTTCGGACAGGATCACATGTTCGTGGAAAAATATATTGAGGATCCCCGTCATATTGAAGTCCAGATTGTAGCTGACCAGCACGGGCACATTTGTCACTTATTCGAACGGGATTGCTCCATTCAGCGGCGTCATCAGAAAGTGATTGAGGAATCGCCATCACCCTTTGTCGATGAACAGACACGGGCAAAGATTTGTCAGACAGCGGTAAAGGCTGCCCAAGCAGTCGGCTATACGGGTGTGGGAACAGTGGAATTTATCATGGGCCATGACAAAGCGTTTTACTTTATTGAGATGAATACCAGGCTGCAGGTGGAACATCCGGTAACAGAAGCAATAACAGGTTATGATCTCGTCGCCCTGCAACTGGCCATTGCCGAAAATCAACCATTGCCTTTTGCCCAAGAAGAGGTCAAGCGCGAGGGGCATGCCATAGAGCTGCGCATTTATGCAGAGGATCCGGTTACCTTTATGCCTTCACCAGGCCAAATTACCCTGTATGAACGGCAGGAAGGAGATGGCGTCCGCTTCGATGACGCAATCCGCACGGGCAGTCGCATAACGCCCTACTATGATCCATTAATTGCCAAATTAATTGTAAGCGATTCCACCCGCACCGCAGCGATTGAGAAGGGGATCCGGGTGCTGAATGAAATGAAGCTGGAAGGAATCAAGCATAATATTCCCTTTTTGCTTGATGTCTTGAATCATGAACAATTTAGAGCCGGCAACTATACGACCCAGTTTGTCAAACACTTAAGGGAGGTAGCCAGATGA
- a CDS encoding RsfA family transcriptional regulator, producing the protein MVAQRQDAWTEEDDLILAEVTLRHIREGSTQLAAFEEVGQRLGRTPAACGFRWNSLVRKKYESAIQIAKAQRNQLKAKKQKRRSAVDNDRVQELSASGTNEELAQETHTSLPQTKQEERALSFDDVIRFLRQQKESYIKMKQVDQLLNQKDEEIKRLREENEQIKQELENIRQEYDTMNEDYQALMRIMERARKLAFLGDEEQDGRISFKMDKNGNLERVE; encoded by the coding sequence ATGGTTGCACAACGGCAAGATGCATGGACGGAGGAAGACGATCTCATACTAGCTGAGGTGACTTTGCGTCACATTCGTGAAGGGAGCACCCAGCTTGCTGCTTTTGAAGAAGTGGGGCAACGCTTGGGACGCACACCTGCAGCATGTGGCTTCCGCTGGAACAGTTTGGTGCGTAAGAAATACGAATCTGCGATCCAAATTGCCAAGGCCCAGCGTAATCAATTGAAGGCAAAGAAGCAAAAGCGGAGGTCAGCCGTAGATAATGATAGAGTGCAAGAGTTGTCAGCATCGGGAACAAATGAAGAGCTTGCTCAAGAAACACACACGTCTTTACCCCAAACTAAGCAAGAGGAGCGGGCGCTAAGTTTTGATGATGTCATCCGTTTCCTCCGCCAGCAAAAAGAATCCTATATCAAAATGAAGCAAGTGGACCAGCTCCTGAATCAAAAGGACGAAGAAATTAAAAGGTTAAGAGAGGAAAATGAACAGATCAAACAGGAACTGGAAAACATTCGTCAGGAATACGACACCATGAATGAAGATTATCAAGCTTTGATGAGGATTATGGAACGTGCCCGGAAACTTGCATTTTTAGGTGATGAAGAGCAAGATGGACGGATCAGTTTCAAAATGGATAAAAACGGAAATTTGGAACGGGTTGAATAA
- a CDS encoding acyl-CoA carboxylase subunit beta codes for MTHTLEETLKQRIEQIEKGGEEKYHQKAKEQNKLFVRERLRLLLDEGSFVEDGKFANFAAGDLPADGVVTGIGKINGQTVSVMANDSTVKAGSWGARTVEKIIRIQETAETMKVPLLYLVDSAGARITDQVEMFPNRRGAGRIFYNQVKLSGVIPQICLLFGPSAAGGAYIPAFCDVVIMVDGNASMYLGSPRMAEMVIGEKVTLEEMGGARMHCSVSGCGDILAQDEQEAIQFAREYLAYFPANFEERPPQTEARPPKAGVRPIEEIVPANQNVPFDMYELIEALIDEETFFEIKKLFAPEIITGFARLNGQVIGIVANQPKVKGGVLFVDSADKAARFITLCDAFNIPLLFLADVPGFMIGTKVERAGIIRHGAKMIAAMSEATVPKVSVIVRKAYGAGLYAMAGPAFEPDACLALPTAQIAVMGPEAAVNAVYYNKIASIEDPQERTQFIMGKRKEYQEDIDIYRLASELIVDDIVPGSELREHLIRRFEAYRHKDKQFSKRKHPVYPV; via the coding sequence ATGACACACACTTTGGAGGAAACGTTAAAGCAACGCATTGAACAGATCGAGAAAGGCGGAGAGGAAAAGTATCATCAAAAGGCCAAGGAACAAAACAAACTGTTTGTCCGTGAGCGTCTCCGTCTGTTGCTAGATGAAGGGTCATTTGTGGAAGACGGCAAGTTTGCCAATTTTGCGGCCGGTGATTTACCAGCTGACGGAGTGGTGACCGGCATTGGTAAAATCAATGGCCAGACCGTTAGTGTGATGGCCAATGATTCAACGGTAAAAGCGGGATCCTGGGGCGCCCGCACCGTAGAAAAAATTATCCGCATCCAGGAGACGGCGGAGACAATGAAAGTACCGCTGCTTTACCTGGTGGATTCGGCCGGGGCAAGAATCACTGATCAGGTTGAGATGTTTCCCAACCGCCGGGGAGCGGGACGCATCTTTTACAACCAAGTGAAGTTGTCGGGCGTTATTCCCCAGATCTGTTTGTTGTTTGGGCCGTCAGCTGCGGGAGGAGCCTATATTCCTGCTTTTTGCGACGTTGTGATTATGGTCGATGGCAATGCCAGCATGTACCTGGGTTCCCCCCGCATGGCTGAAATGGTGATCGGGGAAAAAGTCACCCTGGAGGAAATGGGGGGCGCCCGGATGCACTGTTCGGTCAGCGGCTGCGGTGATATCTTAGCACAAGACGAGCAGGAAGCGATCCAGTTCGCCCGGGAATACCTTGCTTATTTTCCGGCTAACTTCGAGGAGCGCCCCCCTCAGACGGAAGCCAGACCACCGAAAGCAGGGGTGCGTCCCATCGAAGAGATCGTTCCCGCCAACCAAAATGTACCCTTTGATATGTACGAACTGATTGAAGCTTTGATTGATGAGGAGACATTTTTTGAGATCAAAAAGCTTTTTGCCCCCGAAATTATTACCGGGTTTGCCCGCTTGAACGGCCAGGTGATTGGTATTGTGGCCAATCAACCGAAAGTGAAGGGAGGCGTGTTATTTGTTGACTCGGCGGACAAAGCGGCACGTTTTATAACCTTGTGTGATGCGTTCAACATTCCTTTGCTCTTTTTGGCCGACGTTCCCGGATTCATGATTGGGACGAAAGTGGAGAGGGCGGGAATTATCCGTCACGGAGCCAAAATGATTGCCGCCATGTCCGAGGCGACGGTGCCTAAAGTATCTGTCATCGTACGTAAAGCTTACGGTGCCGGTTTATATGCCATGGCTGGACCAGCCTTTGAACCTGATGCATGCCTGGCCTTGCCCACCGCACAGATTGCTGTCATGGGTCCCGAAGCGGCTGTCAATGCCGTCTATTACAACAAAATTGCCAGCATCGAAGATCCACAAGAGAGGACGCAATTTATCATGGGGAAACGTAAAGAGTATCAGGAGGATATTGATATCTACAGGCTGGCTTCGGAGTTGATCGTAGATGATATTGTTCCGGGATCTGAACTTAGGGAACATTTAATCCGTCGTTTTGAGGCCTATCGCCACAAGGATAAACAGTTTTCCAAACGGAAACATCCTGTATATCCTGTCTAA
- a CDS encoding SurA N-terminal domain-containing protein: protein MKKTILAVILSMSLITLFGCGIGQKHSEESAAVAMVNGTQIYKEELDAHLERVKMSYAQFGIDFESEEGKEMFEQIQEEVLNGLIEQQLLLQAAQSEGYKADPEQVEEALADIKAQFSTEEELIETLDTLGLSMDDLKEELANEMVINQYLEDQIGEIELSEEEQQEAYLAYEEEIGEKLDDETKQLINEQLKWQKRSERRQEFVDQLKQESEIEILL, encoded by the coding sequence ATGAAAAAGACGATATTGGCGGTCATATTAAGCATGTCGCTAATCACTTTATTCGGTTGCGGGATAGGTCAGAAGCATTCAGAGGAAAGCGCAGCTGTAGCCATGGTTAACGGAACCCAGATCTATAAGGAAGAGCTGGATGCCCATCTTGAACGGGTTAAAATGTCCTATGCCCAATTTGGCATTGATTTTGAAAGTGAAGAAGGAAAAGAAATGTTTGAACAGATACAAGAAGAGGTGTTAAACGGCCTGATTGAACAGCAGCTCTTATTACAGGCCGCCCAAAGTGAAGGGTATAAAGCCGATCCGGAACAAGTGGAAGAAGCCCTGGCAGACATTAAAGCCCAATTTTCCACAGAAGAGGAATTGATTGAAACGCTTGACACTCTCGGATTGTCCATGGACGATCTCAAGGAAGAACTGGCCAACGAAATGGTAATCAACCAATATTTAGAGGATCAAATTGGTGAAATTGAATTAAGTGAAGAAGAGCAACAAGAAGCCTATCTGGCTTATGAAGAAGAGATCGGTGAAAAGCTTGATGATGAAACAAAGCAACTTATTAACGAACAGCTGAAGTGGCAAAAACGGAGCGAACGGAGACAGGAATTCGTTGACCAACTGAAACAGGAAAGCGAAATCGAAATCTTGCTTTAG
- a CDS encoding N-acetyltransferase: MDKPEVKRLLINYKTLEEFQKFKEYGLEELSMLEDLQANIIEDDSNSPFYGIYYGDKLVARMSLYQINAKYDRYFDPPQDYLELWKLEVLPDYRHRGYGTALVEYAKSFGQPIKTNARQQSGEFWLKMGFKPVKYNPVRDRGESPYIWLPEGVKERELKEEDLEL; the protein is encoded by the coding sequence GTGGATAAGCCAGAAGTAAAACGCTTACTGATTAATTACAAAACGCTAGAGGAGTTCCAAAAATTTAAAGAATATGGCTTAGAAGAACTCTCCATGTTGGAAGATTTACAAGCCAACATTATTGAAGATGACAGTAACTCTCCCTTTTATGGTATTTATTATGGTGATAAATTAGTGGCCCGCATGAGTCTGTACCAGATTAACGCCAAATATGACCGTTATTTCGACCCGCCTCAAGATTATCTGGAGTTGTGGAAACTAGAGGTTTTACCAGATTACCGTCACCGCGGTTATGGCACGGCGCTGGTCGAATATGCCAAAAGCTTTGGCCAACCGATCAAAACCAATGCCAGACAGCAGTCAGGTGAGTTCTGGTTAAAGATGGGATTTAAGCCTGTGAAGTACAATCCCGTTCGCGACAGAGGAGAAAGCCCCTATATTTGGCTGCCTGAGGGCGTAAAAGAAAGGGAGCTTAAAGAAGAAGATTTGGAGCTGTAG
- a CDS encoding enoyl-CoA hydratase/isomerase family protein, translated as MIKMEIIGNIGVLTLARPWVHNALNFQMFKELKYYLEKWREDQDVKVIVLTGEGESFCSGGDLEEFSQLSKGEIADCFKQIKDILLALHQYPKPTVAALNGTAVGGGCELASACDFRLAHPAVQLGFVQIRLGITTGWGGANYLFKLLSRQKALELLLSGERISSIEAYKLGLIDKIFPTEDFLRHVLAWCRRFACQPLDAILLYKQTAQQADDPRFTLSQKITLEVERCLKVWGGPVHQQSMRHFLQKNKKK; from the coding sequence ATGATTAAAATGGAAATCATTGGCAATATTGGGGTGTTAACCCTGGCTAGACCATGGGTGCATAATGCTCTAAACTTCCAAATGTTTAAAGAACTGAAGTACTACCTAGAGAAGTGGCGGGAAGACCAGGACGTAAAAGTGATCGTGCTGACCGGAGAAGGGGAATCGTTTTGTTCAGGGGGAGATCTGGAGGAATTTAGCCAGTTAAGCAAGGGAGAGATCGCCGATTGTTTTAAACAAATTAAAGACATATTGTTAGCACTGCACCAGTATCCTAAACCAACCGTGGCTGCCTTGAACGGGACAGCGGTGGGGGGAGGCTGTGAGCTGGCTAGTGCTTGCGATTTCCGTCTGGCTCATCCTGCTGTCCAGCTCGGTTTTGTGCAGATCCGTCTGGGGATTACGACTGGATGGGGAGGTGCCAACTATCTGTTTAAACTTTTATCCCGTCAAAAAGCACTGGAACTCCTGCTCAGCGGGGAGAGGATTTCCAGCATTGAAGCATACAAGCTGGGCTTGATTGATAAAATCTTTCCGACAGAGGATTTTTTACGGCATGTGCTCGCCTGGTGCAGACGGTTTGCCTGCCAGCCGCTGGATGCTATTCTTCTGTACAAGCAAACCGCACAACAAGCCGATGATCCCCGCTTCACCCTCTCCCAAAAAATAACGTTGGAAGTAGAGCGGTGTCTGAAAGTTTGGGGGGGACCAGTTCATCAGCAGTCAATGCGTCATTTTTTACAAAAAAACAAGAAAAAGTAG
- a CDS encoding acetyl-CoA carboxylase biotin carboxyl carrier protein subunit, producing the protein MKEIVSTMTGSVFQVHVKVGDEVQPGQEVVILESMKMEIPITAEQGGTVKEVKVDVGDFVNEGDVVVVLE; encoded by the coding sequence ATGAAAGAAATCGTATCAACTATGACAGGAAGTGTCTTTCAAGTACACGTCAAAGTGGGAGATGAGGTTCAGCCGGGGCAGGAAGTTGTGATTTTAGAATCTATGAAGATGGAAATCCCCATCACTGCCGAACAGGGCGGAACGGTGAAAGAAGTGAAAGTGGATGTGGGGGACTTTGTCAACGAGGGAGATGTGGTTGTGGTGCTTGAATAA